One Ilumatobacter coccineus YM16-304 genomic window, CCTGCGTGCGTAGGCGGAAGCCTGTTCCGCGAGGGATCAGCAACGAGAGTCGTCGCATCAGCCGAACGCGGGTATGAAGCGAACCGAACTCCTCGGTGAGGACGGATCGCAGGCGCGACGCATCTGGGTCGGGAGACTGTTCACCGTTCGACACCTCGACAAACTACCCGTGGCGCGAGGCCGGCCGCCTCGCTGACACCGACATCTGCGGGCTGGCGGGTACGCTTGCCTGCGGTGGTCGAAGACGACAACGGGTTGGACACGCTCGAAATGGCGGTGAGCGTGATCATCCCCACGTTCAATCGCCGCGACCGCCTGGAACGCGTCTTGCGAGCGTTGGAGCACCAGACGCATCGAGGGCCACTGGAAGTCGTGGTGGTGTCCGACGGTTCGACCGACGGATCTCACGAGTTCCTCAGATCCCACGGGCTCGATCTCGATGTCATGGCCGTGCAGATCGACAACTCGGGACCCGCCGTCGCCCGCAACGTCGGCATCGACCATGCCAGCAAGGACCTCGTGCTGTTCCTGGATGACGACGTCGTTCCAGAGCCCGACCTCGTCGAACAGCACGTCCGCGAGCACGGCAACAGCGGCAATCGCCACCTCGTGGTGATCGGGCCGATGCTCTCGCCGGTCGACGCCGAGTATGAGCCCTGGGTCGAGTGGGAGCAGTTCCAACTCTCCAAGCAGTACCAGTCGCTTGGAGAGAACGACGTCGAACCGTCGTATCGGCAATTCTACACGGGCAACGCCTCGCTGTTCCGTGAGCATCTGGTCCGCCTCGGTGGATTCGACAGTTCGTTCCGACGAGCAGAAGATGTCGAACTCGCGTTCCGGTTGCACCAGGCCGGACTCGTGTTTCGATTCTGTCCGACCGCGCGCGGCATGCACTACGCCGAGCGACCGTTCTCGTCATGGCGGGCCATGGCCTTCGCGTACGGCCGCAACAACGTGATCTTCGCCCGGACCGGTCAGGATTTCATGTTGCGATCGATGGCGGAGGAGTTCGACGAGCGACACGGTCTGCAGCGGGTCCTCGTCCAGCGAATCGTCGGCGGGAGGCTGATGGAGCCGACTCAGTTCGTGCTCGAGCGCCTCATGCGATTGTCGGCAGCGTTGCGCGCCCGGTCGCTCACCCGAAACCTGCTCAGTGCGATGTACGGTCTCGACTTCTATCAGGGCGTCGCTCAGGAACTCGGTTCCCGAGAGGAATTGCTCACGCTCCTCGGGCGACTCGGCACGGATCCGGACACCTTCACGCCGTTCTTCGTGCTCGAACAAACGCTGGGTCACGTGACGCACACGAAGAACCTGGTGGCGGCCTTGCACAACAGCCAGTCATTGCAATTGGCCGTGATCCCGGTCGAACCCGGACTCGGGCGGTTCGGGTCGCGCTTGCCTGGATGGTCGAACTGGACCGTGCGCGCTGGGTTGAGGGCACGTCTCGGTCTCCGCCGGGTTCAGCGGCGATATCCGGACGTCACGGCTCACGCCTTGTTCGTCCACAGCCAGGTTCCGGCAGTCCTGCTGGGCCGTCGGCTTCGATCGCTGCCGAGTGTCGTTTCGCTCGACGCGACGCCGCTGCAGTACGACTCACTCGGAGCCTCGTATTCGCACGAGGTTGGTTCTCGACTCGCCGAGCGGATCAAGCTGGCACTGAATCGCCGGTGTTTCGCGTCTGCCGATCGGCTGGTGACGTGGTCGTCGTGGGCGAAGGATGGGTTGTGTGACGACTACGGAGTGCGGCCCGACGACGTCACCGTGATCCCACCGGGTGTCGATCTCGAAATCTGGGAGCGTCCGGAGCGAACTCCTACCGCTGGGCCGGTCGGCATCCTCTTCGTCGGCGGCGACCTGGAACGCAAGGGGGGTAATCTGCTGCTCGCGGCTGCGGCCACGCTGGCGAACTCGGACGTTCCCGACTTCGAGATCCACATCGTGACGAAGACTGAGATCTCGGCACCACCTCCAGGTGTGACGGTGCACCACTCACTCACGGCCAACAGCCCCGAGTTGATCGAGCTCTACCATCGCTGTGAGATCTTCTGTCTACCGACGGCCGGAGACTGCCTGCCGATGGTCCTCGCCGAAGCCGGAGCGGCTGGCATGGCGCTGGTGTCGACCGACGTGGGAGCGATTTCGGAAATCGTCCGACCGGGCGAGACGGGCTCCCTCGTCCCCGTCGGCGACGAACGTGCGCTGTCGGCGTGCCTGGACGGACTGCTGCGTGACTCAGCGCTTCGTCAACGGTTCGGCCGTTCGGCGCAGGAGCTGATCCGAACCGAGCACGATGCGCGCAAGAACGCACGCCGTCTGGTCGAATTGCTGGCCGATGTCGCCGAGTTCACGTTGCCGCCCGACTGGCACGTCGAAGATTTCGGATTCGACACGGCGACCCTTCGGACGGCGTCACGAACTCGTGGGAACGAGTTCGAGGAGGTTGATCGACCACCCAGGGAGATCGACGGTGATCGACGAGGGGTCGTCGAACACCGGCCTCGAGGTTGACTCGACCCACTCTGAATCGGTGAGATCGGCTGCACTGTATGACTCGACGGATCCGCTGGCGGCCTCGAATCGATCGAACTGCACCGGAAGTTCCTCCGTCGACTCGGCGAGGTTGAGGATCACGGCGACGATGCGGCCGTCCTCGTGGAGGGTCGCGTAGAAGCGGATGTCGTCATTGCCGGATCCGAACGATGACAGCAACGTGGAGCCGGTTCGTGTCCACAGGGACATCGCGGTGAACGCAGGGAACGGGACGCGATCGACGCTCATGAGGCCGTAGTCGGTGCCGCTCGTCGTGGTCCCGTTGACGAGGTTCCATTGATTCGCGATCGGCACATCGAGTGTGACCAGTTGTCCGAGCGTGTCGGCGAGGAAGAGTCCGTTCATCGTCTGGGTCATCGTCAGTTCGGCATCGTTGACCTCGTTGGACACAAGGTTGTACTCGGTGACGGCGATGGGAACCGATGCAGGGAGCGCCTGTGACACGGCACCGATGACTGGATTCCAAAGATCTGGCGGCCGTCGGATTGCTTCGTCGCCGTCGACCGACGACGAGAAACCGTAGAAGTGGACGATGTAGAAGTCGAGCGCATCGCCAGCCTGGTCGATCACCTCGTTGCCGAAGTTGTTCCAGTTCTGGGGGTCACCGGTTCCGACGAACCCGACCTCGATCGAGTCGTCGACGGCGAGCATCGCGGCGCGGATTTCGAGCGCCCCGTCATGGTCGGAGTTCCCGGTGATGTACTCGGCACCGCGGCAGGTCCAGACGGGTTCCCACCCGAAGTCGGCACACCCCGAACCACCGGTTTGCTGCTGGGCGCCGAATACCTCATTTCCGACCTCCCACAGGCTGATGCCGATCGGGTCGGGGTTGCCGCCCTGTTCTCGCAGATCGGCCCACGTTCCGACCGTGCCCCAGTCGACTCCGTTTCGATCGACCCCGATCGGACGGTCGTCGTCGGTCGCTCCGTTGAAGAACGCAACTGCGGCTGCGGCGCTCTGAGCCGTCTCGTTGATCGAGACCGTCCACATGCCGGCAAGGTCGGTCGCCTGCAGGAAGTCGATGAAGTCGGATGGCCGCGCGGCCCAGGTCCAGAGGCATCGGTCGGGATCTCGCTGTTCGCAGCCTGACCAATCGTAGAGATTGCTCCAACTGCCTCCCGGCATGCGTATCAGCGTCGTCCCCGAAGCAGTGGCAGCGTCGTGAAATCGTGGATCGCTGAGGAGTTCGGGGCGTGCCCAGGCGGGGAGGTTCGTTCCGAACACCCGACGGTCGATCGGCCGGCCGTCCGCTGCATCGACCAGCATCGTGCCCTCGGGAACGGAGCGGGGTGGCTCGGCAATGGTGGTCGGCGAAGAAGTCGCACTCGGTTGGTCGTCGCCCACGGCCACATCGGTGTCCGAGCGCGGAAGCGGTGATGCTTCGGTCTCCGCTCGGGGGAGTGCCGACTGCTCGGAACAACTCGCGACCAGGAAGACGATCACGATCGCAGACCAACGGTGGAGTCGTCGCTTCGTGGAGATCCACCCGTTCACCGCCGTGAGGTTAGCGACGCACTGGTCGAGTGTTGGTTCAGGAGATGATGATGTTGTCCCAGTGCCACGTGAAGCCAACGGGAGTCCCCACGCCGTTGTCGCTCTTTGTCGGCGTGTAGTTGTGGTCCTGGAAGACGACCTTGAGCGGGCCGTCGGGGAAGGACCCTGCCGATGTGAATGACTCGGTGCTCACGGCACCTCCATCTTTCGGGCCCGTCATGGTGAATGTCAGCGTCCCGTTTCCGTTGTCGCGGAAACACGCTGGATAGCGCGTCTTCTTGTCGTCGCCAGAGTCCATGCCGAACCAGTCTTGCCGTTCATCTCCAATCCGCATCTTGCCCTTCCAACCACCGACGCCGCCATAGGACGCAATGGCTCGGTCGCTGCCGTTCAGATCTGACAGCTCGGACGCTGCGACCTCCGACATGATGTCCGGCGCTGACGTCGAGAGAACGGCGACCTTCCACCACTGTCGACTTCCGAGGTCGGTGAGGTTGACGTCCCAGCACACCTCGGTGATCGAGTCGAAGACTTGGTCGGGCGAGAACCAGCCAACGGAGTATCCGGACGTGTCGCCGATGCTCGTCATCAGGTGGTCCTTGCACAGATAGCGCCATCCGTCGATGTCGTTGCGGTCGATCGTGCGTTCCGTAGGTGGGGCGTTGCAGTCGAGATCATGGTCGCCCTGCCATGAATGCTGTGTGATGACCGTGTCATCGCGGTGGAACAGTCCAGTCCGGAACCGGTCGAGTCCGGTGTTGCCGTCGAACGACTCGAAGAACTGAGTGCCGGACGGTGTCGGTGTCGTGGTGTCGCCTCCTCCTCCGGTCGTCGTGGTGTCGCCTCCTCCTCCTCCTCCGGTGGTCGTGGTGTCGCCGTCTCCTCCGGTGGTCGTGGTGTCGCCGTCTCCTCCGCCGCCTGACGTGTCAGTGATTCGTGTGTCCTCCAGCCGGACAGGCGGGAACGTGGCGAGGTCATCGCCCTCGAACGCCCCATTGACGTCGACGACCAGGTCGGCGGACGTCGATGTGAAGAGACAGATCTTGCCGTCGTCGCCGATTCCGACGGTGGTCGAGTTCGAGATCGCTCCGGCGGTGCCGTAGTTGAGGCTGGCGGCGTTCGGGCGGGGCGTGCCGCACGGCCACGCCGTGACGAAGCCCGCCGCCGTGGCGTTGGTTGCGGCGATGTTGATCACCGCGGCGGTTGCGTTTGCAGGCGCGATACCGGCTCCGGCAATAGCAACTTCGTGCGTGGCCCCGGCTCCGTTCGGATTTCCGCCGCGGGTGTCGAGCAGCCGAATCGGCGCTCCGCCGGCGAAGTCGGCGTTGCCCGACACGATTCCGTTGAGATCGACGACGAGATCTGCCGAAGTCGAACTGGAGAGGCAGATCTTGCCACCGTCACCGATCGCGATGATCGTTGCGTTGGACACCGCCTCGCCCGCCCGGTAGTTGAGGCTCGACGCGGTGGGTCGAGGATCGCCGCACGGCCACGCCGTGACGAATCCGTTGTTCGCTCCTCGAGCAGCGGCGATATTCAGCACAGCTGCTTCAGAGTCCTCAGGAACGTTGTTCCGCCCGCTCACCTGTATCTCGAGTGTTGCGCCTGCTTCGTTCGGCGATGAGTCGCGCGTGTCGTG contains:
- a CDS encoding glycosyltransferase, coding for MVEDDNGLDTLEMAVSVIIPTFNRRDRLERVLRALEHQTHRGPLEVVVVSDGSTDGSHEFLRSHGLDLDVMAVQIDNSGPAVARNVGIDHASKDLVLFLDDDVVPEPDLVEQHVREHGNSGNRHLVVIGPMLSPVDAEYEPWVEWEQFQLSKQYQSLGENDVEPSYRQFYTGNASLFREHLVRLGGFDSSFRRAEDVELAFRLHQAGLVFRFCPTARGMHYAERPFSSWRAMAFAYGRNNVIFARTGQDFMLRSMAEEFDERHGLQRVLVQRIVGGRLMEPTQFVLERLMRLSAALRARSLTRNLLSAMYGLDFYQGVAQELGSREELLTLLGRLGTDPDTFTPFFVLEQTLGHVTHTKNLVAALHNSQSLQLAVIPVEPGLGRFGSRLPGWSNWTVRAGLRARLGLRRVQRRYPDVTAHALFVHSQVPAVLLGRRLRSLPSVVSLDATPLQYDSLGASYSHEVGSRLAERIKLALNRRCFASADRLVTWSSWAKDGLCDDYGVRPDDVTVIPPGVDLEIWERPERTPTAGPVGILFVGGDLERKGGNLLLAAAATLANSDVPDFEIHIVTKTEISAPPPGVTVHHSLTANSPELIELYHRCEIFCLPTAGDCLPMVLAEAGAAGMALVSTDVGAISEIVRPGETGSLVPVGDERALSACLDGLLRDSALRQRFGRSAQELIRTEHDARKNARRLVELLADVAEFTLPPDWHVEDFGFDTATLRTASRTRGNEFEEVDRPPREIDGDRRGVVEHRPRG